One Ricinus communis isolate WT05 ecotype wild-type chromosome 1, ASM1957865v1, whole genome shotgun sequence DNA window includes the following coding sequences:
- the LOC8265152 gene encoding uncharacterized protein LOC8265152, with protein MARKNRNDIGKRAWNILRLALLWARKGGVFKRSLMVELPKFLKSLGHTTSSMTTPRNLYHRQLSFDKTPIIHVKMHRPASMRFNIPCITPRVDFDYDFDGASEDEDGGFMCGRRSFLKGREEEEEGNSNEYDQERIPEEEKGIDLRAEEFIANFYQQMKLQRQISYLQYNETPKRSIS; from the coding sequence atggcaAGAAAAAATCGTAACGATATTGGCAAGAGAGCATGGAACATTCTTCGTTTAGCATTGCTATGGGCAAGAAAGGGTGGCGTTTTTAAGAGAAGTTTAATGGTTGAATTACCCAAGTTTCTTAAAAGCCTAGGCCACACTACTTCTTCTATGACTACTCCTCGGAACCTTTACCATCGGCAGCTCTCCTTTGATAAGACTCCTATAATTCATGTGAAGATGCACCGTCCGGCCTCCATGCGATTCAACATTCCTTGCATTACCCCTAGAGTGGATTTCGATTACGATTTCGATGGAGCAAGTGAAGATGAAGACGGAGGTTTTATGTGTGGGAGGAGGAGTTTCTTGAAAGGTAGAGAGGAAGAGGAGGAGGGTAATAGTAATGAATATGATCAGGAGAGAATTCCAGAGGAGGAAAAAGGGATTGATTTGAGAGCTGAGGAGTTTATTGCTAACTTCTATCAACAAATGAAGCTTCAAAGACAGATATCTTATCTGCAATACAATGAGACGCCTAAGAGAAGCATTAGTTGA
- the LOC8265151 gene encoding CTP synthase isoform X1 yields the protein MYKYLISKPMSVVHSPFLGLLRFGNKLTPTRTEFRKFSFPASTLIQTLHLHSETGSKTQSQSQNQTQAQILRSMKYVLVTGGVVSGLGKGVTASSIGVVLKACGLRVTSIKIDPYLNTDAGTMSPFEHGEVFVLDDGGEVDLDLGNYERFLDVTLTKDNNITTGKIFQSVIEKERRGDYLGKTVQVVPHITDAIKNWIESVATIPVDGEEGPADVCVIELGGTVGDIESMPFIEALRQLSFSVGQDNFCLIHVSLIPVLGVVGEQKTKPTQHSVRELRALGLTPHLLACRSAQPLLENTKEKLSQFCHVPAANILNIHDVPNIWHIPLLLRNQNAHHAILKQLSLHSIAMPPDLEDWTKMAETYDNLTNSVRIAMVGKYVGLTDSYLSVVKALLHACIACSLKPSIDWIAASDLEDDSTPEAHAAAWETLRNAACILVPGGFGDRGVRGMILAAKYARENKIPYLGICLGMQISVIEFARSVLGLEKANSEEFDAQTADRVVIFMPEGSTTHMGSTMRLGSRKTLVQTPDCITAKLYHNAQYVDERHRHRYEVNPEVIGALEERGLKFVGKDETGKRMEILELPSHPFYIGVQFHPEFKSRPRRPSPLFLGFILAATGKLEAYLNTHQNGV from the exons atgtataaataCCTTATCAGCAAGCCCATGAGCGTAGTCCATTCTCCATTTTTAGGTTTATTAAGATTCGGAAACAAATTGACTCCTACTAGAACCGAGTTTCGCAAGTTCAGCTTTCCCGCTTCCACATTAATACAAACACTTCATCTACACTCTGAGACAGGAAGCAAAACTCAAAGCCAGAGCCAAAACCAAACGCAAGCACAAATATTAAGAAGCATGAAGTACGTGCTGGTGACAGGAGGAGTCGTGAGTGGTCTCGGCAAAGGTGTCACGGCCAGTAGCATAGGCGTTGTCCTTAAAGCTTGCGGCCTTCGAGTCACCTCTATCAAAATAG ATCCTTACCTGAATACTGATGCTGGTACCATGTCTCCCTTTGAGCATGGAGAGGTTTTTGTTCTCGACGATGGCGGAGAG GTGGATCTAGATTTAGGTAACTATGAGCGCTTTCTGGATGTAACACTCACAAAGGATAACAACATAACCACTGGAAAAATATTTCAG TCTGTAATTGAGAAGGAGAGAAGAGGTGATTATCTTGGAAAAACTGTTCAG GTGGTCCCACACATCACTGATGCCATTAAGAATTGGATTGAATCAGTTGCTACCATTCCTGTGGATGGAGAGGAAGGTCCTGCAGATGTCTGTGTGATAGAACTGGGAGGAACTGTAG GTGACATTGAATCAATGCCCTTCATCGAGGCTTTGCGTCAATTATCTTTTTCAGTTG GACAAGATAACTTCTGTCTTATTCACGTGAGCCTGATACCTGTGCTAGGCGTTGTTGGAGAACAA AAAACTAAGCCTACACAACATAGCGTTCGTGAATTAAGAGCATTAGGCTTGACTCCTCATTTATTAGCATGTCGATCTGCTCAG CCTTTGCTGGAAAATACGAAGGAGAAACTTTCTCAGTTTTGTCATGTTCCG GCTGCTAATATTCTCAACATACATGATGTTCCAAACATCTGGCATATCCCTCTACTACTTAGA AACCAAAATGCTCATCATGCAATTCTAAAGCAGCTTAGCTTACACAG CATTGCAATGCCCCCCGATTTAGAAGATTGGACCAAAATGGCCGAGACTTATGATAATCTTACCAATTCT GTGAGGATTGCGATGGTGGGGAAGTATGTTGGCTTGACAGATTCCTATCTGTCTGTTGTGAAG GCCCTTCTACATGCTTGTATTGCATGCTCATTGAAGCCATCTATTGATTGGATTGCAGCTTCGGATCTTGAAGATGATAGT ACACCAGAAGCTCATGCTGCTGCATGGGAGACTTTGAGG AATGCAGCATGCATCTTAGTGCCAGGTGGGTTTGGAGATCGTGGTGTACGGGGAATGATACTGGCTGCCAAGTATGCTAGAGAGAACAAAATTCCTTATCTTGGGATTTGCTTGGGCATGCAGATTTCTGTGATTGAGTTTGCTAGATCC GTTTTGGGTTTGGAAAAAGCAAATAGCGAGGAGTTTGATGCCCAAACAGCTGATCGTGTTGTAATATTTATGCCCGAG GGTTCAACAACACACATGGGAAGCACAATGAGACTAGGATCTCGGAAGACACTAGTTCAGACCCCTGATTGTATTACTGCTAAACT GTATCATAATGCTCAATATGTAGATGAACGGCATCGGCATAGATATGAG GTAAACCCAGAGGTAATAGGAGCTCTAGAAGAAAGAGGATTGAAGTTTGTCGGGAAGGATGAAACAGGAAAGAGGATGGAG ATTTTAGAGCTCCCGAGCCATCCTTTTTATATAGGTGTGCAATTTCATCCAGAATTCAAATCCCGTCCTCGAAGGCCCTCACCTCTATTCTTAG GATTTATATTGGCAGCAACAGGAAAGTTGGAAGCCTATCTTAACACTCATCAGAATGGGGTTTGA
- the LOC8265151 gene encoding CTP synthase isoform X2: MYKYLISKPMSVVHSPFLGLLRFGNKLTPTRTEFRKFSFPASTLIQTLHLHSETGSKTQSQSQNQTQAQILRSMKYVLVTGGVVSGLGKGVTASSIGVVLKACGLRVTSIKIDPYLNTDAGTMSPFEHGEVFVLDDGGEVDLDLGNYERFLDVTLTKDNNITTGKIFQSVIEKERRGDYLGKTVQVVPHITDAIKNWIESVATIPVDGEEGPADVCVIELGGTVGDIESMPFIEALRQLSFSVGQDNFCLIHVSLIPVLGVVGEQKTKPTQHSVRELRALGLTPHLLACRSAQPLLENTKEKLSQFCHVPAANILNIHDVPNIWHIPLLLRNQNAHHAILKQLSLHSIAMPPDLEDWTKMAETYDNLTNSVRIAMVGKYVGLTDSYLSVVKALLHACIACSLKPSIDWIAASDLEDDSTPEAHAAAWETLRNAACILVPGGFGDRGVRGMILAAKYARENKIPYLGICLGMQISVIEFARSVLGLEKANSEEFDAQTADRVVIFMPEGSTTHMGSTMRLGSRKTLVQTPDCITAKL; encoded by the exons atgtataaataCCTTATCAGCAAGCCCATGAGCGTAGTCCATTCTCCATTTTTAGGTTTATTAAGATTCGGAAACAAATTGACTCCTACTAGAACCGAGTTTCGCAAGTTCAGCTTTCCCGCTTCCACATTAATACAAACACTTCATCTACACTCTGAGACAGGAAGCAAAACTCAAAGCCAGAGCCAAAACCAAACGCAAGCACAAATATTAAGAAGCATGAAGTACGTGCTGGTGACAGGAGGAGTCGTGAGTGGTCTCGGCAAAGGTGTCACGGCCAGTAGCATAGGCGTTGTCCTTAAAGCTTGCGGCCTTCGAGTCACCTCTATCAAAATAG ATCCTTACCTGAATACTGATGCTGGTACCATGTCTCCCTTTGAGCATGGAGAGGTTTTTGTTCTCGACGATGGCGGAGAG GTGGATCTAGATTTAGGTAACTATGAGCGCTTTCTGGATGTAACACTCACAAAGGATAACAACATAACCACTGGAAAAATATTTCAG TCTGTAATTGAGAAGGAGAGAAGAGGTGATTATCTTGGAAAAACTGTTCAG GTGGTCCCACACATCACTGATGCCATTAAGAATTGGATTGAATCAGTTGCTACCATTCCTGTGGATGGAGAGGAAGGTCCTGCAGATGTCTGTGTGATAGAACTGGGAGGAACTGTAG GTGACATTGAATCAATGCCCTTCATCGAGGCTTTGCGTCAATTATCTTTTTCAGTTG GACAAGATAACTTCTGTCTTATTCACGTGAGCCTGATACCTGTGCTAGGCGTTGTTGGAGAACAA AAAACTAAGCCTACACAACATAGCGTTCGTGAATTAAGAGCATTAGGCTTGACTCCTCATTTATTAGCATGTCGATCTGCTCAG CCTTTGCTGGAAAATACGAAGGAGAAACTTTCTCAGTTTTGTCATGTTCCG GCTGCTAATATTCTCAACATACATGATGTTCCAAACATCTGGCATATCCCTCTACTACTTAGA AACCAAAATGCTCATCATGCAATTCTAAAGCAGCTTAGCTTACACAG CATTGCAATGCCCCCCGATTTAGAAGATTGGACCAAAATGGCCGAGACTTATGATAATCTTACCAATTCT GTGAGGATTGCGATGGTGGGGAAGTATGTTGGCTTGACAGATTCCTATCTGTCTGTTGTGAAG GCCCTTCTACATGCTTGTATTGCATGCTCATTGAAGCCATCTATTGATTGGATTGCAGCTTCGGATCTTGAAGATGATAGT ACACCAGAAGCTCATGCTGCTGCATGGGAGACTTTGAGG AATGCAGCATGCATCTTAGTGCCAGGTGGGTTTGGAGATCGTGGTGTACGGGGAATGATACTGGCTGCCAAGTATGCTAGAGAGAACAAAATTCCTTATCTTGGGATTTGCTTGGGCATGCAGATTTCTGTGATTGAGTTTGCTAGATCC GTTTTGGGTTTGGAAAAAGCAAATAGCGAGGAGTTTGATGCCCAAACAGCTGATCGTGTTGTAATATTTATGCCCGAG GGTTCAACAACACACATGGGAAGCACAATGAGACTAGGATCTCGGAAGACACTAGTTCAGACCCCTGATTGTATTACTGCTAAACTGTAG
- the LOC8267660 gene encoding uncharacterized protein LOC8267660 isoform X2: MVESESKTGGGPVVLLSWADEVEQEEAQCQLQQKQKPNPFGSARPREVVLQEKGIDWRKLDLHLRQTSLLRQEPLNEKSWKENIPASSSAVAKRVHSVSSSNCLKQKQKDANLGFCLLSIPNQMPLISVPPLRYPPRNIVASLSESRNLHRLDNGHQFNQCRSNLKPEKKNTVYCNGIQEVQRFENLYCGSHVQFKHHDQCLHIEQGSQFKNNDGKSQPGQSVGKSRNMPKPASHIKGRYSDYNHPRRKLEKNGQNMVGSLLGKPPKQHTMRSPLCVTELKDVEDDSAARKELRSL; the protein is encoded by the exons ATGGTGGAAAGTGAGAGCAAGACTGGCGGTGGTCCAGTGGTACTTCTGTCATGGGCAGATGAAGTAGAACAAGAAGAAGCTCAATGTCAATTGCAACAAAAGCAGAAGCCAAACCCTTTCGGCTCTGCTAGGCCCAGAGAAGTTGTTCTCCAGGAGAAAGGCATTGATTGGAGAAAACTCGACCTCCACCTCCGTCAAACATCTCTCTTAAG GCAGGAGCCCCTCAATGAGAAGTCATGGAAGGAAAATATTCCTGCCTCTTCCTCCGCCGTTGCCAAAAGGGTGCATTCGGTGTCCTCAAGCAACTGCCTAAAACAGAAGCAGAAAGATGCAAATCTTGGATTCTGCCTATTGTCTATCCCTAACCAGATGCCCCTGATATCTGTGCCTCCGTTGAGATATCCGCCAAGGAATATTGTTGCCAGTCTGTCCGAGTCGAGAAATCTGCATAGGTTGGACAATGGGCACCAATTTAATCAGTGCAGGAGTAACTTAAAGCCTGAGAAAAAGAATACTGTTTATTGCAACGGAATACAAGAAgttcaaagatttgaaaactTGTATTGTGGGAGCCACGTTCAATTTAAGCATCATGACCAATGTTTGCATATCGAGCAGGGGAGCCAGTTCAAGAATAATGATGGCAAATCTCAGCCTGGCCAATCAGTGGGGAAAAGCAGGAACATGCCAAAACCAGCAAGCCATATAAAGGGGCGATATTCAGATTATAATCATCCAAGaagaaaacttgaaaagaATGGGCAGAATATGGTAGGTTCGCTGCTGGGGAAACCTCCAAAACAAC ATACAATGCGTTCACCACTTTGTGTGACAGAGTTGAAAGATGTGGAAGATGATTCTGCAGCGAGAAAGGAGCTAAGGAGCCTCTGA
- the LOC8267660 gene encoding uncharacterized protein LOC8267660 isoform X1 has protein sequence MVESESKTGGGPVVLLSWADEVEQEEAQCQLQQKQKPNPFGSARPREVVLQEKGIDWRKLDLHLRQTSLLRQEPLNEKSWKENIPASSSAVAKRVHSVSSSNCLKQKQKDANLGFCLLSIPNQMPLISVPPLRYPPRNIVASLSESRNLHRLDNGHQFNQCRSNLKPEKKNTVYCNGIQEVQRFENLYCGSHVQFKHHDQCLHIEQGSQFKNNDGKSQPGQSVGKSRNMPKPASHIKGRYSDYNHPRRKLEKNGQNMVGSLLGKPPKQHTMRSPLCVTELKDIFAAGETSKTTYNAFTTLCDRVERCGR, from the exons ATGGTGGAAAGTGAGAGCAAGACTGGCGGTGGTCCAGTGGTACTTCTGTCATGGGCAGATGAAGTAGAACAAGAAGAAGCTCAATGTCAATTGCAACAAAAGCAGAAGCCAAACCCTTTCGGCTCTGCTAGGCCCAGAGAAGTTGTTCTCCAGGAGAAAGGCATTGATTGGAGAAAACTCGACCTCCACCTCCGTCAAACATCTCTCTTAAG GCAGGAGCCCCTCAATGAGAAGTCATGGAAGGAAAATATTCCTGCCTCTTCCTCCGCCGTTGCCAAAAGGGTGCATTCGGTGTCCTCAAGCAACTGCCTAAAACAGAAGCAGAAAGATGCAAATCTTGGATTCTGCCTATTGTCTATCCCTAACCAGATGCCCCTGATATCTGTGCCTCCGTTGAGATATCCGCCAAGGAATATTGTTGCCAGTCTGTCCGAGTCGAGAAATCTGCATAGGTTGGACAATGGGCACCAATTTAATCAGTGCAGGAGTAACTTAAAGCCTGAGAAAAAGAATACTGTTTATTGCAACGGAATACAAGAAgttcaaagatttgaaaactTGTATTGTGGGAGCCACGTTCAATTTAAGCATCATGACCAATGTTTGCATATCGAGCAGGGGAGCCAGTTCAAGAATAATGATGGCAAATCTCAGCCTGGCCAATCAGTGGGGAAAAGCAGGAACATGCCAAAACCAGCAAGCCATATAAAGGGGCGATATTCAGATTATAATCATCCAAGaagaaaacttgaaaagaATGGGCAGAATATGGTAGGTTCGCTGCTGGGGAAACCTCCAAAACAACATACAATGCGTTCACCACTTTGTGTGACAgagttgaaagatatattcGCTGCTGGGGAAACCTCCAAAACAACATACAATGCGTTCACCACTTTGTGTGACAGAGTTGAAAGATGTGGAAGATGA
- the LOC8267371 gene encoding phosphoribosylformylglycinamidine cyclo-ligase, chloroplastic, which yields MTTTVAANTELSRALAASTISSSVRLKFKPARHSSMNRLSYRFPLLSVSAAAKSSIVSMSKEGDSKSGDGSGGLTYKDTGVDIDAGSELVKRIAKMAPGIGGFGGLYPLGDSYLVAGTDGVGTKLKLAFETGIHDTIGIDLVAMSVNDIVTSGAKPLFFLDYFATSHLDLDLAEKVIKGIVDGCQQSDCTLLGGETAEMPDFYADGEYDLSGFAVGIVKKDSVIDGKNIVAGDVIIGLPSNGVHSNGFSLVRRVLARSGLSLNDQLPGEGIAVGEALMAPTVIYVKQVLDLINKGGVKGIAHITGGGFTDNIPRVFPKGLGAVIHKNSWEVPAVFKWIQEVGKIEDAEMRRTFNMGIGMVLIVNEDASRKVLEDGHCKAYQIGEVVSSEGVSYQ from the exons ATGACTACCACTGTCGCTGCTAACACCGAGCTATCTCGCGCTCTTGCAGCGTCGACAATATCCTCTTCTGTCAGACTCAAATTCAAACCCGCGCGACACTCTTCGATGAACCGCTTATCCTATAGGTTTCCGCTTTTATCCGTGTCTGCCGCAGCCAAAAGCAGCATAGTTTCGATGTCGAAGGAAGGTGACAGTAAAAGCGGAGATGGGTCGGGAGGGCTCACTTATAAGGATACGGGTGTTGATATAGATGCTGGGTCTGAGCTTGTTAAAAGAATTGCAAAGATGGCCCCTGGTATTGGAGGCTTTGGGGGTCTTTACCCTCTtg GTGATTCATACCTTGTTGCCGGCACAGATGGTGTAGGAACTAAACTTAAACTTGCATTTGAAACTGGAATCCATGACACCATTGGGATTGACCTG GTTGCAATGAGTGTCAATGATATCGTTACTTCTGGTGCAAAACCACTGTTTTTCCTTGATTACTTTGCTACAAGCCACCTTGATCTGGACCTTGCTGAAAAG GTTATAAAGGGCATTGTTGATGGTTGCCAACAATCTGACTGCACTCTTTTAGGGGGAGAG aCTGCAGAGATGCCAGATTTTTATGCAGACGGTGAGTATGATCTTAGTGGTTTTGCAGTTGGCATTGTTAAGAAGGATTCAGTAATTGATGGGAAAAACATCGTGGCTGGGGATGTCATCATTGGTTTGCCATCTAATGGAGTACATTCTAATGGCTTCTCCCTTGTAAGAAG GGTTCTGGCTCGAAGTGGTCTTTCTTTGAATGACCAACTTCCTGGTGAAGGCATTGCAGTAGGGGAGGCTCTTATGGCCCCAACTGTGATATATGTCAAGCAG GTTCTTGACTTGATTAACAAAGGAGGTGTAAAGGGTATAGCCCACATCACGGGAGGTGGTTTTACAGATAATATACCGCGAGTGTTCCCTAAAGGCCTTGGAGCTGTCATTCATAAGAACTCTTGGGAAGTGCCAGCAGTCTTCAAATGGATACAAGAG GTTGGAAAAATAGAAGATGCTGAGATGAGGCGGACTTTCAACATGGGCATTGGCATGGTTCTAATCGTTAATGAGGATGCTTCCCGCAAAGTACTCGAGGATGGACATTGTAAAGCATATCAGATTGGTGAAGTTGTAAGCAGTGAAGGAGTGAGCTATCAATAA
- the LOC8267370 gene encoding uncharacterized protein LOC8267370 isoform X2, which translates to MGSDSNSTPASTPPSTSTASPNGKRNRDPEDEVYLDNLHSHKRYLSEIMASSLNGLTVGDPIPENLMESPARDEMSLQYSPMSEDSDDSRFCETGPINTCSSQPDSLPTSPVSPYRYQRSFGGFSSAPSTSSYPAHGCTVSSVACSQPRQRGSDSEGRFPSSPSDICHSADLRRAALLRSVQMRTQPPGSSSFELPFGSGQEPASNIEAEERPCSYMKSLVDERDYQIEEQSSMGSSEPEFNDGKSCRVLNMNIEGDGSGG; encoded by the exons ATGGGCTCCGATTCAAACTCAACGCCAGCATCCACACCCCCATCCACATCAACAGCATCGCCGAATGGAAAGCGAAATAGAGATCCTGAAGACGAGGTCTATCTTGACAATCTCCATTCTCACAAGCGTTACCTGAGTGAg ATAATGGCATCCAGCTTAAATGGATTGACTGTTGGAGATCCAATTCCTGAAAATCTTATGGAATCTCCAGCAAG GGATGAAATGTCCTTGCAATATTCACCGATGTCAGAAGACTCGGATGACTCTAGATTTTGTGAGACTGGCCCTATAAATACTTGCTCGTCCCAACCTGACAGTCTGCCTACCAGTCCAGTTTCTCCTTATAGGTACCAAAGATCATTTGGTGGATTCTCTTCTGCTCCTTCTACCAGTTCATATCCAGCGCATGGCTGTACTGTCTCTAGCGTAGCTTGCTCACAGCCCCGACAACGAGGTTCAGATTCAGAGGGTCGGTTTCCTTCATCGCCTAGTGATATTTGCCACTCAGCTGACCTGAGGAGGGCTGCACTGTTGCGGTCTGTTCAGATGAGGACACAACCTCCTGGATCATCATCTTTTGAATTGCCTTTTGGTTCAGGCCAGGAGCCTGCATCTAATATAGAAGCTGAAGAGCGGCCGTGCTCATATATGAAGTCTTTAGTTGATGAGAGAGATTATCAAATAGAGGAGCAATCTTCAATGGGTTCCTCAGAACCTGAATTTAATGATGGTAAGTCGTGCAGGGTGTTGAATATGAATATAGAAGGGGATGGGTCTGGGGGTTGA
- the LOC8267370 gene encoding uncharacterized protein LOC8267370 isoform X1: protein MGSDSNSTPASTPPSTSTASPNGKRNRDPEDEVYLDNLHSHKRYLSEIMASSLNGLTVGDPIPENLMESPARSDSMFYVWDEMSLQYSPMSEDSDDSRFCETGPINTCSSQPDSLPTSPVSPYRYQRSFGGFSSAPSTSSYPAHGCTVSSVACSQPRQRGSDSEGRFPSSPSDICHSADLRRAALLRSVQMRTQPPGSSSFELPFGSGQEPASNIEAEERPCSYMKSLVDERDYQIEEQSSMGSSEPEFNDGKSCRVLNMNIEGDGSGG from the exons ATGGGCTCCGATTCAAACTCAACGCCAGCATCCACACCCCCATCCACATCAACAGCATCGCCGAATGGAAAGCGAAATAGAGATCCTGAAGACGAGGTCTATCTTGACAATCTCCATTCTCACAAGCGTTACCTGAGTGAg ATAATGGCATCCAGCTTAAATGGATTGACTGTTGGAGATCCAATTCCTGAAAATCTTATGGAATCTCCAGCAAGGTCTGATAGCATGTTCTATGTCTG GGATGAAATGTCCTTGCAATATTCACCGATGTCAGAAGACTCGGATGACTCTAGATTTTGTGAGACTGGCCCTATAAATACTTGCTCGTCCCAACCTGACAGTCTGCCTACCAGTCCAGTTTCTCCTTATAGGTACCAAAGATCATTTGGTGGATTCTCTTCTGCTCCTTCTACCAGTTCATATCCAGCGCATGGCTGTACTGTCTCTAGCGTAGCTTGCTCACAGCCCCGACAACGAGGTTCAGATTCAGAGGGTCGGTTTCCTTCATCGCCTAGTGATATTTGCCACTCAGCTGACCTGAGGAGGGCTGCACTGTTGCGGTCTGTTCAGATGAGGACACAACCTCCTGGATCATCATCTTTTGAATTGCCTTTTGGTTCAGGCCAGGAGCCTGCATCTAATATAGAAGCTGAAGAGCGGCCGTGCTCATATATGAAGTCTTTAGTTGATGAGAGAGATTATCAAATAGAGGAGCAATCTTCAATGGGTTCCTCAGAACCTGAATTTAATGATGGTAAGTCGTGCAGGGTGTTGAATATGAATATAGAAGGGGATGGGTCTGGGGGTTGA
- the LOC8267369 gene encoding probable protein disulfide-isomerase A6 has protein sequence MDKYKQIWIAICSVALLAVSASADDVVVLTEDNFEKEVGQDRGALIEFYAPWCGHCKKLAPEYEKLGTSFKKAKSVLIGKVDCDEHKSLCSKYGVSGYPTVQWFPKGSLEPKKYEGPRTAESLAEFVNSEGGTNVKIAAAPSSVVVLTADNFNEVVLDESKDVLVEFYAPWCGHCKNLAPTYEKVAAAFKSEDDVVIANLDADKYRDIGEKYGVSGFPTLKFFPKGNKAGEDYEGGRDLEDFVTFINEKSGTSRDAKGQLTSKAGIVEPLDALVKEFVAASNDEKKAVFSRLEEEVEKLEGSTARYGKIYLKSAKNCMEKGSDYAKKEIERLQRMLDKSISPAKADEFTLKKNILSTFA, from the exons atGGACAAGTACAAGCAGATCTGGATAGCCATTTGCAGTGTGGCCTTACTGGCTGTATCAGCTTCAGCAGACGACGTCGTTGTCCTAACAGAAGATAACTTCGAGAAGGAGGTCGGTCAAGATAGAGGCGCTCTCATCGAGTTCTACGCACCTTG GTGTGGACACTGTAAAAAGCTCGCTcctgagtatgagaaacttGGAACAAGCTTTAAAAAGGCTAAATCTGTTTTGATTGGAAAG GTGGACTGTGATGAGCATAAGAGCTTATGCAGTAAATATGGTGTTTCTGGATATCCAACAGTACAATGGTTTCCTAAAGGATCTTTGGAACCCAAGAA GTATGAAGGGCCACGTACAGCAGAATCTCTTGCTGAGTTTGTGAATAGTGAAGGag GTACCAATGTCAAGATTGCTGCAGCTCCATCCAGTGTAGTGGTGCTGACAGCTGATAATTTCAATGAGGTTGTGTTGGATGAATCCAAAGATGTTTTGGTTGAGTTTTATGCACCATG GTGTGGCCATTGCAAAAATCTTGCTCCC ACGTATGAAAAAGTAGCTGCAGCTTTTAAATCAGAGGATGATGTAGTTATTGCCAATCTAGATGCTGACAAATATAGGGATATAGGTGAAAA GTATGGAGTAAGTGGTTTCCCAACATTGAAATTCTTTCCAAAAGGCAACAAAGCCGGAGAAGATTATGAGGGTGGTAGAGACTTGGAAGACTTTGTGACTTTCATTAATGAAAAGTCTGGAACCAGTCGTGATGCAAAGGGACAACTCACCTCAAAA GCTGGTATAGTTGAACCTTTGGATGCTTTGGTGAAAGAGTTTGTAGCTGCTAGCAATGATGAGAAGAAAGCAGTATTTTCTCGATTAGAAGAGGAAGTTGAAAAACTTGAGGGTTCTACTGCAAG ATATGGAAAGATATACTTGAAATCTGCCAAGAACTGTATGGAGAAAGGTTCTGATTATGCCAAGAAAGAAATTGAGCGGCTGCAACGCATGCTTGACAAG TCAATCAGCCCAGCGAAGGCAGATGAGTTCACCCTCAAGAAGAATATCCTATCAACATTTGCTTGA